A window of Candidatus Nitrospira allomarina genomic DNA:
AAAAATTTTGAGGGGATGGTCCAGATAAAAGGGGAGGTTATAAAACAACACATATCCCAAGCGCCCTCCGAGAAAGACGCCAAAGGCGGCATAGACAATAAGATCGGATAATTGTTGTGGTGGGAGAGAGATATTCCTCGTGGCGGCTCTGGACTTGATCAGCCAATAGGCTCCTGCCAATCCCAGGAGGTACATGAGACCATACCATCGAAGTGCCAGGGGCCCGATACGAAAAAAGACCGGATCGATATCCGGATAGGGGAGCCGCGCAAGGTCCGCCAAAATGGAGACAGGGTCGAGGGCCATCATCCGGTAACGTGCTTTACTTTACGACCGAGGTGCCCGGAAGACGTTTGCGCTTCTTCTAAAGGAGAACCCTCAGTTGGGAGCCAGATGGAAAGATGGCGTACCGCATGCTTCACCAGGGGCGAGCCTGTTGGGAGAACCTCGTTCTTTTTGGAATGTGGCAAAATGTCTATCGGCAAGGGTTTGTGGAGCAGAATAGGGTTGCCTTACACTAACAGGAACGGGTCCGGTCACATTGTTCGGAAGATATCACATTATCTTCCTACCATAAATGCGGATGAAAGAAAAGGCGTGTGGGTGGTAATCAGAAGTCGGTATCTTGACGAGAGGCATGGACATCATGGGTGAACTGGTATCATCGTCTCGTTCGAATGGTGCGGAAATCATTCTGGATTGCATTAGTGACGGAGTGATTACGATCGACCTGCAGAAACGTGTGACCTTTTTGAATCGGGCGATGCAGAAGATGCTCGGGTACAACGTCGATGCGGCGGGGACACTTTTAGCCTGTGATGTCCTGATCCAAAGCAACATCTGCTCGACTAAGGAATGTGTCCTGGAACGGGCGCTTCAGGGAGAGCGGGTGTCGAATTTTGAAGCGATGGTTCGTCGACGTGATGGCGTACATATTCCGGTGAGCATCAATACTGATTTTTTATTGGACAAGGAAGGAAAGCTGATCGGGTTAATCGAAGTTATCCGTGATATCTCACTGGTTCGCGAGTTGAGTGCCAGGGTGGAAGAGGTGTCGGAGCTTAAGCATCGGCTGGGAGAGCAGACCAAGCTGGATAATATGGTGGGTCGATGTCCACGCATGCAGGACATTATGGCGAAATTGCCGATCATCGCCGCTTCCAAATCCTCCGTGCTCATCACCGGAGAAAGTGGAACCGGCAAGGAATTAATTGCTTGTGCGTTACACGCCCACAGCCCGAGAAAGGATGCCCCTTTCGTTGTGGTGAATTGCTCAAGTCTATCTGAGGGAATTCTGGAGAGTGAAATATTCGGTCATGTCAAAGGGGCATTTACCAACGCGTATTTTGATAAACCGGGCCGGTTTGAAATTGCAAATGGTGGGACGATCTTTCTTGATGAAATCGGGGAGATGAGTGTCGCCACCCAAGTGAAATTATTGGGAGTGCTTGAGCGGGGACAGTTTGAGCGGGTTGGGTCCAATGATACGGTTTCGGTGGATGTGAGGGTGGTTGCGGCCACGAATCGGAATTTGGAAGAAGCCGTTCAGCAGGGACGGTTTCGAGAAGATTTGTATTTTCGTATACGAGTAATTCCGGTTGTGCTGCCCCCCCTACGGGAGCGACCGGGAGATATTCCCCTGCTCGTGAATCACTTTCTTGAGAAATTTAATCGCGAAATGGGCAAGCATATTGTCAGCCTGTCTCCGCAATGTTTAGCGGCACTCAGTCGGTACCCGTTTCCCGGCAATATCAGGGAACTTCAGAATATGATTGAGCATGCCTTTGTGTGCTGTGAAGTGGATACGATCCAATTTGAGCATCTTCCAGCCGACCTCCATCGGTATTGTTGGGAACATCGGGAATGGACCGACTCTGAATCACTGGAGGCCCTGGAACGACAAGCCATTTGCCGGGCGTTGGAAAAGTCTGGTTGGCGGCTGAAGGAAGCTTCTCAACAGTTAGGGATTGGTCGATCGACCTTATGGCGGAAGGTCAAACAATTTGGAATATCTCAAACAACTTAAAAACGTTTCATTTTGGGCTACATTGTTACCTAATTGTACTATTTGCATTAAAATGATATATTTTCAATATCTTATACAGATTTAATTCATGATATATATTTGTGTCAGTTTCATTCTGAAACGTTTGTAGAGGGGTGCTTTATATAAATTCTTTAGTTATCAGTTGCTTGTGCGTGATTTTTTACGGCATATGGATTGCTTTTCATAAACAATCAGATACGCATTGATTTTATTATTTTTTTCCTGTGAGAAGGAGTGCTTGATATGGATTGTCCGCGTTGTCAGGGAATAATGATTCAAGATAAGTTTGGTGATGTGGCTGATGAATCCGGGGCCATATATTTTTCGGGTTGGCGGTGTATTACCTGTGGGGAAATTTTGGATCCGGTGATTTCTGAAAATCGTCGGCACCATCATGAACCCCTCATCGGTCGATCGCGTAAAAAGTTTGCCACGCAACTAGGGTAGGTGTTGCTGCCCGTCGTTCTTCTTTTCGTAACCCTAAAGTCAATTGTGCATGTGTGGTGGGAGACCCGAAATCCTTTTGAGTCCATGAGGGTTTCGGGTTCTCTTTGATTCATGGTCTAATGGTATGGTGAGAAGAGGCAATGGTAGACCGCGTTGCTTATCTGAAAATTATTATGAGTGTCTGTGACATAAGGAGATTATTGAATGGCTGCTGAACAAAACCCCGCCGGTCCCGCGACCCCACCCAATCAACCTGAAGGCAACCCATTGCCGGGCGTGAAACACATTATCGCGGTGAGCAGTGGTAAAGGCGGAGTCGGCAAATCCACGGTCACCGTCAATTTGGCCGTCGCGCTAAAGCAGCAAGGCTATGCGGTAGGATTAATGGATGCGGATGTATATGGACCGAATATTCCTCTGATGATCGGGGTGTCAAAAGAGCCGGGAAAGGATGGGGACAAAATTCTGCCTGCTGAGGGACAGGGAGTGAAAGTCATTTCCATGGGATTTTTTGTGCCGGAAGACACTCCGGTGGTATGGCGGGGACCCATGGTCCATTCGGCGATCCAGCAATTTTTTCGTGATGTGGTCTGGGGGGAACTCGATTATTTACTGATCGATTTACCGCCCGGGACGGGAGATGTGCCTTTAACGTTGTCGCAATTAGTGCCGTTGACTGGAGCGATTACCGTGACCACTCCGCAGGAAGTGGCTCTACAGGATGTGAGAAAAGGCATGACGATGTTCAAAAAAGTGAATGTCCCGTTGCTCGGGGTGATTGAAAATATGAGTTATTTTGTCTGTGGCCATTGCCATGAACGGACAGAAATTTTTTCCACAGGCGGTGGGGAACGTGCCGCTCAGAAATTTGAGATCCCATTTTTGGGACGAATTCCGATTGATCCGGCCATCCGGGAGGGGGGAGATAGAGGTACTCCAATTGTCAGCAATGATCCCTCGTCGCCCCAAGCCCAGGCCTTTCTTCAGATTGCCAAAACGCTGACGGCCAATATCGACCAAGCGGAAAGAGGCAATGGGGACGCTGCCCCCTCCATTTCCAGTTTACTCAAAAAAATTACCGATCCTTTGAAGAAATCTTAAATGAAAGCCTATTAATGTCGAGGAGAACCTATGGCGGAGTTAGTGCGTATCGCGAAAATAGATGAAGTGGAAGAGGGAAAAGGAATGGTGGTGGAAGCCGGTGAGAAATGTCTGGCCGTGTTTAACGTGGATGGAGCCTTCCATGTCATCGATAATACCTGTCTCCATAGAGGCGGTCCTTTAGGTGAGGGCGATGTCGAGGGGGAGACCGTGACCTGCCCCTGGCATGGGTGGGAATACAATGTGAAAACCGGACATTGTCTGACTAATCCCTCCAGTCATGTGAGATCCTACCCGACCGTTGTTGAAGATGGAGAAGTGAAAGTCGATCTGTCCTAAACATAGAAAAGGCCATCTTGTAGTGGCACGGTGGCCATGAGCGGCCATCCCACATCACAAATGGCGGGAGATTTGCGGGTTGTAACAAGGCCCATACGACCACATCTCCGTCTTGTGTGGCATTCCCCGCATGAGTCAATACGATCTTTTATCATGTTTTCTTGGCTCAGTCAGATCCAATCAGACAGTTAACCCGCATGTCTGGTCATGGCCGCCGTCTCGTGTTTCTTCCCCTTCCCCATATTAAATGACAGAGAGCTTATTTCACCTCCGGTGTCATGATTTTTGGATACCAATCAATCAGGCATAGCATCCCCTTTGGGTTCTTGATAACATTGAGTCATTACACCGTTGGGTTGATTTAGACTTCTATGTTTGTCAAACGTCTTTTGCTGTTCATCCCGTTGACTCTAGTCCTTTTTCTGGTTCAATCCTATTTTTGGGTTCCTACCTATGAGCACCAGGCTGCCGGTAACCCGGATCGCTTAGTCACCTATATTGAAGCGTCCAGCGGGGACGCCAAAATTCTCAATCCTATCTTGAACGCGGATTCGGCCAGCTCCAATATTGTGAGCCACGTGTTTGAGGGGCTGCTGGATTTAGACGAAGACTTGAAGCTTCGGAGCCGATTAGCCACCGATTGGCAGATTACGGAACGAGCCTACCTCCTGGTCAACCCGCATCACCGTTTTCCGGATGGGACGGAAGTGACAGGGAGCAAGCTTTTTCAGAAGATTCATCAGGCATGGAAGGCTGGAACCATTGAGGGGTTGCAGGAGAGGGTGCAATCCATTGAGTTATTACCTTCCGGCCAACGATCGGAACCCATCTCACTCTTGCTGCCCAACGCGGAAGGCAAACCTCAGCTCAAAGAACTCTCCGTGACCATTGACGTACCGGAACGAGTGGCATTTACGCTTTCGGAGGTGGACCAGGATTTATTTGATCGCTTAAAGCCGGTTCTTGGTGAGCGGTATTTTGAGCACTTTCCTTATGACGAACTGATTCATCCTCAAGAACCGGTTCCCAAGGATTTGGAGAAACCCCTGCGGGCCAAATTCCCCGATATTCTTCCCGTGGGCGAGCATAACCCCACCATCCTGTTCCATCTTCGCCAAGGGGTGAAGTTTCAGGACGGGCATGTGTTCGATGCGGGAGATGTGAAGTTTACTTATGAAGCCATTATGAATCCAAAAAATTTGTCTCCACGGACTCCGGACTTCGAGCCGATTAAAACCGTGGAGATTGTGGATTCGTCGACAATAAAAATTATCTATAAGCGCCTCTATTCCCCGGCCATCAATGCGTGGACGATGGGGATTCTTCCCGAGCATCTTCTCAATGACGAGGCGTTAACCCGCGAGAAACAGGGGCGAGGATTATCGGAGGAGGCTCAAAAGACATTCGGGATGCGAGAGAGTCAATTCAATCGACACCCGATCGGCAGCGGGCGCTTTGAGTTTATCGAATGGCAGGGAGATGAATTTATTCATCTTCGACGGTATGAGGACTATTGGGAAGGTCCGGCTGAATATCATGAGTATTATATGCGCATCATTCCCGAACTGTTCACACAAGAAGTAGAATTTCGGACCGGCGCGATAGATTTTTATGGCGCGCAACCTCATCAGGTTGACCGGTATAAAAACGATCCCACCTACCAATGGTTTAGCAGCCTGGGATTTGCCTATACCTATATTGGCTATAACAACCGAAAACCGTTATTTGCCGATCCGGAGATCAGGACAGCCCTGGGGATGGCGATTAATGTCGACGAGATCATCACCTATCTGATGTATGGCGAAGGTGAACGGACGACCGGACCCTATCCCCGGAATACCGAATGGTATGATCAGGCAATCCAACCTCTTCCCTACGACCCTCAAGGAGCCCTCGCGATCTTTGAGAAGGCCGGATGGAAAATGAATAGGGAGGGATGGCTCGAAAAAGATGGGAAGATATTTGAGTTTAATCTCATTACAAATAACGGGAATCCTATCAGAAAAAACTTGATGACCATCGCGCAGAATGCCTGGAAAAAAGTCGGCGTTAAAGTGAATACTCAGGTCTTCGAATGGGCCGTGTTTCTGAACGATTTTGTGAATACCGGAGACTTTGATGCGGTCGTGTTGGGCTGGAGTATGGGCATTGACCCCGATCTCTATCAGATTTGGCATTCCAGTCAGTCGGGTCCACAACAATTAAATTTTGTGGGGTACAATAACCCGCGGGCCGACGCACTTATTGTCCGGATTCGCCAGGAATACAATAGAGATCGACAACGACAACTGACGCATGAGCTTCATCGGTTGATTCATGAGGACCAACCCTATACCTTTCTCTACGCGCCGTTGAGTACACGTGTCTTGGATAAGAAAATCGTGCTGGTCGAAAAAGGGCCGGATGGGAAAGAGCAGTTTAAAAAGATTTATCCCACCAAAAGCGGGGACATCACGTTTTATTTCCATAAATGGCGAAAGTTGGAGTTGACGCCGGACTTTTAATAATGCGGTAACACGGGTCTTCACTGTATAGCAGATCGATCATGTGGAATTTTATTATTCGTAACATCGCCCAACGGTTGGTTCTGCTGATTATCGTGTCCTTTCTGGCCCATTCGGTAATTCATTTGGCTCCCGGGGAACCCAGTGAAGTGGATCCGATGAATCCCCGTATGAAACCGGAAGATATCGCCAAGATTCGGGCGGCCTTTCACCTGGATGATCCGCTGTATGTGCAATATGTGTATTGGATTCGTGATTTAGCCACGGGCGAATTGAAATCTTTCAAGGACAGCCAACCGGTTCTCCCGAAAATTTGGAATCGGTTTCTCAATTCCTTGCCTTTATTTATCCTGGCTACGATTCTGGTGTGGACATGGGCGTTTCCTACCGGGATTTACGGGGCGGTGCATCGAGGTGGAATCTATGACCGGTCCACCGTGTTTTTGTCCTATGCGCTTATCTCGGTTCCAGGGTTTTTTCTGTCGTTTATAGCCATAATGTGGGTGGTGGGGTGGTTGGGAGTGCCGGTTATCAGTATCAAAACATTCGGAATGGAGCATGCCCAACCCGCCTATCAGTGGATGGATCGGGTATGGCATTTGGTCATTCCGTCCATCATGACGGCGATCGGCGGGATTGCCATTCTGTCCCGGTATGTCCGATCCCAAATGCTGGAAGTGTTGGGCCAGGATTATGTCCGGACGGCCAGGGCGAAAGGTCTTCAGGAAGATACCGTGATTTATGGGCATGCGTTGGGGAATGCTCTGCTGCCGTTTGTGACCATGTTCGGTCTTCTGCTCCCGGGGTTGATTGGCGGGTCGGTGATTTTTGAGCAGATTTTTGCCTGGCCGGGGTTGGGACGGTTAGCCTATGAAGCCATTCTTTCTCGGGACTTTCCCATCATCATGACGCTCAACTTTATCGCCGCAGTCCTGACCTTATTGGGCACCTTAATCTCCGATATTCTCTACGCGGTGGTAGATCCGAGAATTCGTCTACATTAATTATGAGAGTTGAGGTCCGGGTCAATCATGAATAATCCGAAGGTCGGTGATCGACGCAATGTTGATTTGGTCTCGCTTGATGCAGAGGGACTGGCCCCGCAGGAGACGCCGTG
This region includes:
- a CDS encoding sigma-54 interaction domain-containing protein, producing the protein MGELVSSSRSNGAEIILDCISDGVITIDLQKRVTFLNRAMQKMLGYNVDAAGTLLACDVLIQSNICSTKECVLERALQGERVSNFEAMVRRRDGVHIPVSINTDFLLDKEGKLIGLIEVIRDISLVRELSARVEEVSELKHRLGEQTKLDNMVGRCPRMQDIMAKLPIIAASKSSVLITGESGTGKELIACALHAHSPRKDAPFVVVNCSSLSEGILESEIFGHVKGAFTNAYFDKPGRFEIANGGTIFLDEIGEMSVATQVKLLGVLERGQFERVGSNDTVSVDVRVVAATNRNLEEAVQQGRFREDLYFRIRVIPVVLPPLRERPGDIPLLVNHFLEKFNREMGKHIVSLSPQCLAALSRYPFPGNIRELQNMIEHAFVCCEVDTIQFEHLPADLHRYCWEHREWTDSESLEALERQAICRALEKSGWRLKEASQQLGIGRSTLWRKVKQFGISQTT
- a CDS encoding ABC transporter substrate-binding protein yields the protein MFVKRLLLFIPLTLVLFLVQSYFWVPTYEHQAAGNPDRLVTYIEASSGDAKILNPILNADSASSNIVSHVFEGLLDLDEDLKLRSRLATDWQITERAYLLVNPHHRFPDGTEVTGSKLFQKIHQAWKAGTIEGLQERVQSIELLPSGQRSEPISLLLPNAEGKPQLKELSVTIDVPERVAFTLSEVDQDLFDRLKPVLGERYFEHFPYDELIHPQEPVPKDLEKPLRAKFPDILPVGEHNPTILFHLRQGVKFQDGHVFDAGDVKFTYEAIMNPKNLSPRTPDFEPIKTVEIVDSSTIKIIYKRLYSPAINAWTMGILPEHLLNDEALTREKQGRGLSEEAQKTFGMRESQFNRHPIGSGRFEFIEWQGDEFIHLRRYEDYWEGPAEYHEYYMRIIPELFTQEVEFRTGAIDFYGAQPHQVDRYKNDPTYQWFSSLGFAYTYIGYNNRKPLFADPEIRTALGMAINVDEIITYLMYGEGERTTGPYPRNTEWYDQAIQPLPYDPQGALAIFEKAGWKMNREGWLEKDGKIFEFNLITNNGNPIRKNLMTIAQNAWKKVGVKVNTQVFEWAVFLNDFVNTGDFDAVVLGWSMGIDPDLYQIWHSSQSGPQQLNFVGYNNPRADALIVRIRQEYNRDRQRQLTHELHRLIHEDQPYTFLYAPLSTRVLDKKIVLVEKGPDGKEQFKKIYPTKSGDITFYFHKWRKLELTPDF
- a CDS encoding ABC transporter permease → MWNFIIRNIAQRLVLLIIVSFLAHSVIHLAPGEPSEVDPMNPRMKPEDIAKIRAAFHLDDPLYVQYVYWIRDLATGELKSFKDSQPVLPKIWNRFLNSLPLFILATILVWTWAFPTGIYGAVHRGGIYDRSTVFLSYALISVPGFFLSFIAIMWVVGWLGVPVISIKTFGMEHAQPAYQWMDRVWHLVIPSIMTAIGGIAILSRYVRSQMLEVLGQDYVRTARAKGLQEDTVIYGHALGNALLPFVTMFGLLLPGLIGGSVIFEQIFAWPGLGRLAYEAILSRDFPIIMTLNFIAAVLTLLGTLISDILYAVVDPRIRLH
- a CDS encoding Mrp/NBP35 family ATP-binding protein; this encodes MAAEQNPAGPATPPNQPEGNPLPGVKHIIAVSSGKGGVGKSTVTVNLAVALKQQGYAVGLMDADVYGPNIPLMIGVSKEPGKDGDKILPAEGQGVKVISMGFFVPEDTPVVWRGPMVHSAIQQFFRDVVWGELDYLLIDLPPGTGDVPLTLSQLVPLTGAITVTTPQEVALQDVRKGMTMFKKVNVPLLGVIENMSYFVCGHCHERTEIFSTGGGERAAQKFEIPFLGRIPIDPAIREGGDRGTPIVSNDPSSPQAQAFLQIAKTLTANIDQAERGNGDAAPSISSLLKKITDPLKKS
- a CDS encoding Rieske (2Fe-2S) protein, which gives rise to MAELVRIAKIDEVEEGKGMVVEAGEKCLAVFNVDGAFHVIDNTCLHRGGPLGEGDVEGETVTCPWHGWEYNVKTGHCLTNPSSHVRSYPTVVEDGEVKVDLS